Proteins encoded together in one Miscanthus floridulus cultivar M001 chromosome 16, ASM1932011v1, whole genome shotgun sequence window:
- the LOC136511150 gene encoding uncharacterized protein has protein sequence MTSGSEMDDSSGTIVVAQPRSEVVVRMVREGIDNEEDDMSALEAILAAVPAEYRKPLGTKNSAKEAWETIAAMRVGSDHAKKTTAQLLKQEYANLKFKDETMPDLSTLTIEDVTYRLRAVDERLEQATATKDSGKLLLTKEEWATRRNSGKAASSSRGGNGKRHSKASSEKKQEKKVEAHLAQADDEDEATILMATFYALHDVEAEEKEEGTMVEGHGKALMTVNLDEPRAQVHLGRVGADQEQRWYLDSGASNHMTGSKASFSELDGDVIDEHGSEVLIKDGVLRIRDREQRLLANVKRSLNRLYLLNLKVEQPMCLAASHSEESWMWHARCGHLSFIALGWLEKMVRGLPYIKHGDDLCDSCLARKQRRLPFPKAAKYRAKKALKLVLVVLPPARG, from the exons ATGACGAGCGGTTCGGAGATggacgacagcagtggcactattGTGGTTGCCCAACCACGAtcagaggtcgttgttcgcatggtgcgggag GGCatcgacaatgaagaagatgacatgtcagcactggaggctatcctcgctgctgtaccggcggagtacaggaagccgttggggacgaagaactctgctaaggaggcgtgggagactATTGCGgcaatgcgcgtcggttccgaccacgcaaagaagACGACGGCTCAGCttttgaagcaggagtacgccaacctcaagttcaaggatg agacgatgccgGACTTGTCCACCCtaaccattgaggatgtgacataccgtctacgggcggtggacgagcgcctggagcaggcgacagcaacaaAGGACAGCGGGAAACTACTGCTGACAAAAGAGGAGTGGGCTactcggaggaactccgggaaggcagcctcctccagccgcggcgGCAATGGCAAGCGCCacagcaaggcttcttcggagaagaagcag gagaagaaggttgaagctcatctggcgcaagctgatgatgaggatgaggccactatcctgatggcgacgttctatgcactgcacgacgtcgaggccgaggagaaggaagaggggaCGATGGTGGAAGGACATGGGAAGGCCCTAAtgactgtcaacctcgacgaaccacgtgcccaagttcacctcggacgtgtgggcgccgaccaggagcagcggtggtatctagactccggtgccagcaaccacatgacaggctccaaggcatccttctccgagctcgacggcgatgTTATCG ATGAGcatggtagcgaggtactgatcaaggacggcgtccttaggatcagggaccgagagcagcgacttcttgccaatgtgaagaggtccctgaaccggttgtacctgctcaacctgaaggtagagcagccgatgtgcctggcggcaagTCACTCCGAGGAATcgtggatgtggcatgctcggtgcggacatctcagcttcatcGCGCTTGgttggctggagaagatggttcgagggctaccctacatcaagcacggagacgatctgtgtgacagctgcctggccaggaagcagaggaggctacctttcccaaaggcggccaagtatcgcgcgaaaAAAGCTCTTAAGCTCGTTCtcgtggtacttcctcctgctcgtggatga
- the LOC136511151 gene encoding uncharacterized protein — protein sequence MTYSAGTTFVFGSWICEAGSDGKLRTCLREEKEFGNKNNLVELELAEKMMKLSTSNPARKGEESGYETDSEKKMEYDSDSDKEMKHNSDLDKKMEHDSNSNKEMEHNPNLDAIFKTKEPHLIGLEDTTTIVKEYNPYDSKKNSIPDIKSSDESEGNISLDEKSDSNENDEQRLARLKKNKLKAGRRNRAKQRKQIWNKYKVELTEYNRKKVEREVAKSTKRERIEELTKELYTLTNNGRTKEDQKKEVGGLEEQLGEEVPQEPQGEQPPKKLNFQRLGQTESANANGRQEHYSKQQERGKPELSQRYQEISRRFDKEDDYRESEFKEDRAQVHDITDKEVIEAFAEGISANWQYKDYFNENPRTNEDFKRVVEELISSEERTRHRFARDNPENRRPNYRQQDKRPRQDNMVATTDNKRRYNDNSNGDNYNDNYNNNNNSNNSGYNNNSNYRSNNYRGRAPENIENMPCHIHPGTRYKLVECSTFQW from the exons ATGACTTATTCGGCGGGAACAACCTTCGTCTTTGGATCCTGGATCTGTGAGGCAGGCAGCGATGGCAAGCTGCGTACCTgtctccgagaagaaaaagaattcggCAACAAGAACAATCTCGTCGAGCTAGAACTTGCCGAAAAAATGATGAAACTTTCAACTTCGAATCCAGCTCGGAAAGGagaagaaagcggatacgaaactGATTCTGAGAAGAAGATGGAGTACGACTCCGACTCGGACAAGGAGATGAAGCACAATTCTGACTTGGACAAGAAGATGGAGCATGACTCCAACTCGAATAAGGAGATGGAGCACAACCCCAATTTGgatgcaattttcaaaacaaaggAGCCACACCTAATTGGACTCGAAGACACAACAACAATCGTGAAGGAATACAACCCGTACGACTCTAAAAAGAACTCG ataccagatataaaatcttcagacgaatcagaaggcaacatctcgctGGATGAGAAAAGTgacagcaacgaaaatgatgagcaaaggctagcaagactaaagaagaataaATTGAAGGCTGGAAGAAGGAAtagggctaaacaaaggaagcaaatctGGAATAAGTACAAGGTGGAactaacggaatacaacagaaagaaggtgGAAAGAGAAGTCGcaaaaagtacaaaaagggaaagaattgaagaattaacaaaggagttgtacaccctcacgAACAATGGAAGAACAAAGGAAGatcagaagaaagaagtcgggggatTAGAAGAACAACTCGGCGAAGAAGTTCCACAAGAGCCACAAGGAGAGCAACCACCCAAAAAATTAAATTTTCAAAGGCTAGGACAAACAGAAAGTGCCAATGCTAATGGAAGGCAGGAACattactcaaagcaacaagaaagaggcaaaccagaattgagccaacgctaccaagaaatatcaagaagatttgacaaagaagatgactacagAGAATCCGAGTTTAAAGAAGAtag ggctcaagtccacgacattaccGACAAAGAAGTGATAGAAGCCTTTGCGGAAGGAATCTcagcaaactggcaatacaaagactatttcaatgagaacccaagaacaaatgaagatttcaagagggttgttgaagagctgatttcatcagaagaaagaacccggcatcggtttgctagggacaacccagaaaataGGAGACCTAATTatagacagcaagacaaaaggccGAGGCAAGACaacatggtggcaaccacagacaacaagaGAAGATACAATGACAACAGCAACGGTGACAATTACAATGACaactacaacaataacaacaacagtaACAACAGCGGGTACAACAATAATAGCAACTATCGGAgcaacaactaccgaggaagagcaccggaaaacatagagaacatgccatgtcacatacacccaggaaCCAGatacaagttagttgaatgcagcacttttcagtggtaa